TCAGTTAAGTTATCAAGTCCAAAATATAGGAAATGCTAGTGCTGGTAGTAGCTATACTGACTTCTATTTATCACCAGATTTGAATATTGATAGTACTGATACGTATCTGGGCTACGACTATGTGAGTGGTATTGCTGCTGGTAGTTATAGCCAAGAATCCGCCACACTCACTATCGGTAGCAACATCAAACCGGGTAATTATTATTTGATTTACTACATGGATGCTGATGGAAACGTTAGTGAAAGTAATGAAAATAACAATGCTTTTGGTATAACATTTAGCGTTACTCAGCCGGATTTAACAGCACAAAACGCCATAGTTCCCTCTTCTGCAACTGTTGGTAATAGTGTTCAAATCAGTTATCAAGTCAAGAATCAAGGTACTGCTACTGCTGGAGCTAGCAACACTAAGTTCTACTTGTCTCAAGACTTGAATATAAGTAGTAATGATTTCTATTTAGGCTTTGACCCTGTTAGTAGTATTCTTGCAGGTAATAAGTAAGTCGTGGAGAAAATTTATAAGTATGTAACAAAGAATTAAGCAGAAGAATAAGAGTTAAATTTTACACGTTGCGTACTGTAGTTTCCCTTTTCTCCTCTATTTTGAACTCCATCAATGACAGCATAGGCAAGGTCTAATTCATCCTCAAAACTTTGAGAAGCTAGTTCATTTTTTTTCAGGTGTTGCCACTCCAATTCAATTGGATTCATCTCTGAGCAATATTTAGGTAAAAAGAAGATGTACAAACCCATCTCTTCCCACTTTGTCCATAATTGCTGAACTTCTTTGCACCGATGTATCGGGCCGTTGTCCTGAACGATGACTCTGATACGACCTGCTTTTTGGGCTTCAAGTGCTTCAAGCTCCATCATTTGAATATAGGATTTGCGTGAAACGCCACCAATCACTAGACCGTACACAAAACTAATTAGGGGTTGAAGAAACCCAATAATACTTAACCTTCGACCCCGACGCTTACTCTGCTCCAGGCGTTTTTGCTGACCTCGGAAGTAGTAACTGTAACTGGGTTCACTCCAGGCACAAAACCCTGATTCATCCATATACTTTAAATCGATTTCTCCAGCAGCAGCAGATAATTCCAACATCTCTAAGTCTGCCTGTTTGATTTGCTGCAATACTTTGTCTTGCTTTCCTTTGTGGCTTTTTCTAGTTCGCTTCCAAATGACCCCCTTTTTTTGAGTACCTGCCTTAACCAGTCAGGACTCAATTTCACGGAGCGTTCTTGCTCTAATTTTTGGGCTAATTGAACACTATTATATGTACGTGGTTCTTGCTCCAAGCATTTTTCTAAGAACGCCATGTCAGCTTCTGCCCACCTTGATTTTCCTCCCCGCCCTGCTTTCTCCCACAGTCCTTCTAGACCTTGTTTTTCCCATCTATGCAAAACTTCTCTTACTGTTTGGGCAGTCCAGTCAAAGTGATCTGCTATCTTCTCTACGTACCAACCATGTGCGCTTAATCTGATCACTTCGGCTCGGTCTTTCACTTTCTGGGGTACATCTGCCGTTCTCAGGTTGAACAAAATTTTATCTTGCTTAGGAGTCAGAAATACCCTTAAACGGCTGCCCATATCCCTGTTACCTTGGTAGACACATTTATGTATTTACTTATCTTTACACACTTTGGTTTTTTCACCTTGTTCTACTTACTACTCAAGAGTCGTTGACGTTCACTGTTGGTAGTAACGTCACTCCTGGCAATTATTATTTGATCTACTATGTGGATGGTGATGGAAGCGTTAGTGAAAGCAATGAAAATAACAATGCTTTTGGCAACCTCATCACCATTAATTCCGCAGGAAATCCAGACCTGCTCATCCAAAACCCCTTATCACCAACATCTGGATCATTAGGTAGCACTATTCAACTGAGTTATGGAGTAAAAAATCAAGGTGTTGGTAGTGCAGCAGCTAGTAATACTAAGTTCTACCTCTCCAAAGACGGGACTTTCAGTTCCGATGATATATTGCTTGGCTCAGATGCTGTTAATAGTCTTGCCGCAGGTGCTTCTAGTTCAGAGACAGCATCTATCTTGATTGCTAATAATGTCGCCCCAGGTAACTACCAGTTATTATTTAGAGCCGATGCTGATAATAATTTAGCTGAAAGTAATGAAACTAATAACATTGTTGCCAAAGCCATCACCATTAACCAAGCTGACCTCATCATCCAAAACGCCATATCACCCGGCTCTGCATCAGTGGGTAATACTATTCAACTGAGTTATGAAGTGAAAAACCAAGGCGTTGGTAGTGCAGCCGCCAGTAATACTAAGTTCTACCTCTCCAAAGATACAAATTACAGTTCAGATGATGTGTTGCTTGGCTCGGATGCTGTTAGTAGTATTGCCGCAGGTACTTATAATTCCAGAACATCTTCCATTTTGGTCAAAAATACCATTGTTGGGGGGAACTATTATCTATTATTTAGAGCCGATGCTGATAGTAACTTAGCTGAAAGTAATGAAACTAATAATGTACTTGCTAAAGCTATTACTATCAATGGCCCTAAACCCGACCTCATCATCCAAAATGTTTCTGCTCCTAATGTTGTTGACCCTGGTAGCCTAATCACAGTCAACTACCAATTAGCGAATCAAGGTGCAGCTAGTGCAAGTACAAGTACAACTAAGTTTTATTTGTCTAAAGACATCACTTTGAGTAGTGATGATACGTTGTTAGCCTCTGACCAAAACTACTTCTTATCTGGACTGAGTGCTGGTACTTATAGCTCTGAATCTTACTATTTAACTATTAGCAGTAACACCAATTTTGGTAACTACTATCTGCTATTGCAAGCTGATGCGAATAACGACTTAGCTGAAAGCAATGAAAGTAATAATGTTACGGCTAAGGCGATTACAATTGCTGCACCAGATTTGTTAATCCAGAATCCTTTGGCCCCCACCAGCGCTAACATTGGGACAACAATTTCACTCAGCTATCAATTAAAAAACCAAGGTAATGGCAATGCTGGTTATCATTACACGAATTTTTATATTTCCCAAGACCAAACTCTCAGTAATGATGATGTCTATTTAGGCTTTGATAGTATCTATAGTCTTGCACCCTCTGCTGTAGCTTCACGTTCCATATCTTTAACAGTTAAGAGCAACCTTATTCCTGGTAATTACTATCTGCTTTATAAAGCTGATGGTACTGAAATACTAAGAGAAAGCAATGAAAATAATAATGTTGCTGCAAGAGCGATTACGATTACTGCGCCAGATTTGGTTATCCAAGATGCGACTGCGCCTAGCAGTGCCATCATTGGTACGACTGTCCAAGTCAACTATCAACTAAAAAACCAAGGTAACGGAACTGCTGGGGCGAGTAAGTCAAGTTTTTATCTATCACGAGATACAACATTTGGTAATGACGACGATATCTTTTTAGGTACGGAAATTGAGGCAAATTCTACTATTGCACCTTCTGCCGTTATTTCCCGCTCTACTGCTGTTGAGCTTAACTCTATTATTAATGCTGGCAAATACTACCTCATCGTGAAAGCTGACGGCTCTGGATCTGTTGTTGAGAGTAATGAAAGTAACAATGCTGTTTACATCACAACACCAATTACCTTTAATCCAGTTAATGGTGGTGGGTTTAATTCCACTACAGGTTTTGGCTTAGTGAACGCCGCCGCCGCAGTAGCTAAAGCCCTTGGTCAACCTACTTTTGCTGATGTTCCTGACTTGGGTGGTGATAATTGGGGTGCGGATGCAATTAAAGCACCAGAAGTTTGGGCGAAGGGATACACTGGTCAGGGCGTAATTGTTGCTGTGGTTGATACTGGTGTAGACTATACACACCCTGACTTAAGCCCTAATATCTGGAAGAATACCAAGGAAATTGCTGGCAACGGCATAGATGATGATGGTAATGGCTATATTGATGATGTCTACGGTTGGAACTTTTTTGATAACAACAACAACTCACTAGATGACGAGGGTCATGGTAGTAGCTGGTACTATTGCTGCGGCAAGAAATAGCTTTGGTGTTACTGGTATTGCTTATAATGCCAAGATTATGCCAGTGAAAGTGTTGGGGCCAAATGGAGGATCAGATAATATGATCGCCAATGGTATTCGTTACGCAGTAAATAATGGAGCGCGTGTAATTAATCTCAGCTTAGGCGGGCCGTCTCCTCAAAGTGAGCTATTATCAGCGATGCAATATGCCGTAAGTAAAGGAGCAATTATTGTTTCCGCAGCCGGCAACGAAGGTGTATCAGCCCCAGGCTATCCAGCTCGCTACGCAGATCAGTATGGACTTGCTGTAGGAGCCGTCAATTATGATAGAACCCTGACCGATTTCTCAAACCGTGCTGGAACAACTCCACTGGCATACATTACAGCCCCTGGCGCATACGATGACTACTTTGGTATTGGTATATATTCCACATATCCAGGGAATCAATATAAAGACCTTTCAGGCACTTCTATGGCAGCTCCCCATATTGCGGGTGTAGTGGCGTTAATGTTGAGTGCAAAAAGTAGCTTAACCGATGCACAAGTACGGCAAATACTTACTTCTACAGCAGCAAATGGTGGTACACTTCCTAGTGTGAATGCCACATCTACTACAAGTAGCAATACAGCATTATCAAGTTCATCCAGCTACACACAAGCTTCAATAAGTTTATCTAGCGATACGACTGCTTCTAATTGGAACAATAATCTTTATAACAATTTTGATCAGCCAAGTTCGGTTAAGAAGGATGTATTTGTCAATAAATCCCTCTGGCAACAGTTTATTAAATATCAAGTTACCAATGAGAATAATAAATTTGCTCGCTTGGATGAAGAGAATGACAGCAAAACTGTAGGTAAAAAACGCAAGAAAATTTTGGAAGATTACAATAACTGGTTACTAAACCTGGGTAATCAGGTAGTTTAATCAGATTGTAGAATTAAAAAGATGTGCATCAAATATATAACTGTTTGATGCACTCTAAAGTTTATAACTATTTGCTTTCACCTCAAAACCTGTAGCGTTATACTTCATGCAAAAGAAAACTACTGTAATGGTAATGTAAACCAAAAGGTTAATCCTTGCTGGGGATGATGGGTAGCGCCAATTTGTCCACCGTGTGCTTGAATGATTTGCTTACACAGATACATTTTTAAGCAAATTGCGGTTGAACAAGGAGCTTGAGGATCGCGGATCTGTAAATCAAAAAGGCGATCGCACTCTGCTTTACTCATTGTTACACCGTTATCTTGAATATATGTCCGAATCATCCCATCTTCTACTATGGCATTGATGGTAAAATTTAACCCTGGAGGATTGTGCTGTAAACTATAAGTTAATAAATTAAGCAATACTTTCTCTAATCGCGTCTTATCAGCCATTACTAGAGGTAAATCTGGTGGTAGCAAGTTTGTGATAGTGGACTGATTTTCGCTTAAAATTGGTTGTAATTTTGTGATAATCTGCTCTAAGAATTCACCAAAAGGAACTAGTTCTTGATTTAGGTTTAATCTTTGTTCCTGACATGAATGAATATCCAACAAGGAATCTAGCATCGCTAATTGCCGATTGTTAGCTTGAATCATGCGATCAAGAATTGAGCGAGGAACAGAAATTAGAGATTGGGTATTGGGTGCTAGAGAAGATTTTTCTCCCATATTTTCTAACACCATCAAATTACCAATTACAAAAGTCCGTAAATCATGGGCGACAGTGTGCAGTACAACGTCCTTTACCCGTTGCATTTGTGCTAGTTCCGCAATTTTCTGTTGTAATTGAGCAGTGCGTTCTTCTACCTGATGTTCTAGATTTGCGTTTAAATCAGCCAGTTTTTCGTAAAGTTGGGCTTGCTTCTGTGCTGTCTGAAGTAATTTAATTTCTGTCTGTTTGTGTTCGGTAACATCGTGAGTGATAACCAAAAGGTGAGGAATACCATCTAATTCAATCACTTCGGCGGAAACCTGCACCGTGAGTATCTTACCTGACTTGCAACGAAATAATGTTTCTGTATTGCGAACTACACCTTGTGTCTGTAATTCGTGCAATAATTTAGTGCGATCGCTCTTATTAACCCAAATATTTAATTCAAAAGCAGTACGCTCAATCACTTCATCCCGTGCATACCCAGAGAGTTTAACGAAACTATCATTAACTTCGATGTAGCGTCCCTCTTTGAGTGTACTGATGCTGATGGGATCGGGACTGCAATTAAAAGCTGTGGAAAACTTTTGTGCTAGGTTATGCAAAGTAATTTCAGTTTGTTTCCGTTCTGTAATGTCTCGGACAATAGCTACAACTTCATCCACACCACTAACTACCAAACGCGCTTCATAATCGCGCATTCCTAATGGTGTTGACAACTGATATTCGCAAACTTGTAAATTTCCTGTATCCAATGTTTTGAGAACGATTCCAGCAATCATCGTGGCGACATCTGTTGGTAATACATTGCGTAGATTTTTACCAATTAATGTTTCCTCAGAACCAACCATATCTGCGGCTTCTCTGTTCAAGGAAAGAAAATTCCCGTCACGAGTGAGGCGAAATATAGAGTCAGGAATAGCATTCAAAACAGCTTGATACTGTGATTCAGTAGCTTGTAGGCGATTTATAACTTGTTGCTCTTGTACTTTGACGATTTCATCCACTCTATGTCCTTTGGATCTCCCAGCGAATAAATTATCTTGATAAATAATCATAGCTATTTTCACAGTCTTTATATAGCTTCAATCCTATTGATATGTTTGGAAATAGCATCTTGACGGCTTCTTACTTTAGGTTAATTCGTTATTAGGCGATCGCATTCACCCATTCGGGTGAACAATTGATTAATAGATCACTCCTTCTATGGGTAATGTAGTATTCATAAAACATTGTCTTACAAGGTAAAAATATTTAACTTGAGAAATACTTCCAGAAAATTCATTTATATGGATTACATTAAATACTATCAAAATTATCTGCGAATAGAAATATTTTAGCTTTTTACTTAGTAACGGAAGATGAGATAATATTTACCTGCACAAATTTAATTTATTAGACAAACTTCACGATAATAATGGCTCAAAATTTACCTAGCAGTTCCAGCTTTCAATCTTCAAAGAAAAATTTAGATATTTATATAGCCAATGCTATTCCTGAGTTCTACACTGTTTTCTCGAAAGTAGAAATTTTAGATATAATTCACGCCATAGAAGCTCAACGAGAAATTCCCCTAAAATACTCTTATAAAGGTGGTGGTGCTAGTATTTGGGATAAGTTTTATCTTAAATATATTGTTCCTACATGGTATCGAACTTCAAACATAGAGATTGAGTTATTAAAAGATAATTTTGTCTATCTTAATGGCAGTCATAAAAAAAGCGAACGACTTAATATTATAGATGTAGGATGTGGTAATTCCTATCCGGCAAAAGCATTTCTTGCCAACTTAATCAAATTGGGCAGACTTAATAAATATATTGCCACAGATATTAGTGAAGAGTTACTCAATGTATCTAGTAAAAATATGGAAAAATGGTTTCCTCAACTTGCTTTTGCTAGTTACAGATTAGATATAGAGAATTGCAGCATACCTAAAAGTATTTTAAAAGATAAATCGGAAAATACAGCCAATATATTTTTACACTTAGGTGTAACGATCGCTAATCACTCAAACAGAAGTAAAGCGTTCAAAAACTTGAGAGACAGCATGGAGGAAAATGACTTACTAGTCTTCACCAATGAGATTGGTTCTAATTCTCAATGGGATGGTATAGCCAGAGGTGGTTGTAAGTATCATGTAGACCAAATTTATAAATGGCTGAAAATTAATCTTGGTTTAAAGCAAGAAGATTGTGAACTGATCAGAAAGTATGATTCAGTAACGGATAGTATAGTCGCCAATATAAAATTTCTTCTTCCATGCAATATAAACTTCAGTTATTTAGAAATAAATAAAAGTATTGCAATCACTGCGGGAGAGGAAATTACTATTTGGAGACATCATAAATTTACAATTCCCGAACTCATTCAAGAAATAGAACAAGCTGGACTAAAGCTTGTACATTACAGCACTAATAAATATTCATCTCATCTTATGGTAATTTGTGAAGTTGGGAGCCATTAGTCATTTGTAAGAGCGGGTTGACAAATATATATTATGACTCACGATGATTTTGGTGAACCGCCCCACCTACACCCCTGCTTCTTTCTCTCCCCAACTTGCATAAGTCAATACACAATATAGAACGTTGGTATAGAGTTACATCAATGCTTTCCCATTGAAAATAAGATGAAACTCATCATACTAAAGATACATAAATAAGCGAAAATACTCATTCATAGGTCTTTTATTTCAGATTCATAGTTAGTTGAATAGCTAACCTCTACCAACAGGCAATTCCCGTGTTAGAAGCGTGCATATTAGCGACAATATTGTGCGGATTTTTTGGCATCATCTTGAAAAAGAACCTCGTCATGAAAATCGTCTCTATGGATGTGATGAGTACGGGGGTTATAGCTTATTACGTAATGATTGCATCACGTAATGGCTTGGTCACACCAATTAGTTCCCAGGTCAAAAATGCCGCTTACGCTGATCCGGTTCCCCAAGCGGTGATATTAACGGCAATTGTCATCGGATTTTCGATTCAGGCTTTAATGCTGGTCGGTGTGATGAAACTATCACGAGATAATCCGACCTTGGAAAGTAGCGAAATCGAGAAGAATAATACGCCATGAATAATATTACGATCGCCTGGATTGCACTACCGTTTTTTTTAGGGTTCGTCATCTATTTACTGCCCAGAATTGACAAATACATAGCTTTGTGCGTGAGTTTGGCTTCGGTTGGCTATGCGGCACTGTTATTTCCATACCAATCACCACTGACACTAAAGTTACTGGATAATTTCGGCGTTGTCCTTACACTCGACCAGTTGAGCAGTTACTTTATCTTGACTAATGGATTAGTCACTGCGGCAGTTATCCTCTACTGTTGGTATAGCGATAAATCAGCTTTTTTTTACGGTCAGACGATTATTTTGCATGGCAGTATTAATGCCGCCTTTGCTAGTTCGGACTTAATTAGTTTATATGTAGCCTTAGAAGTAAGTGGAATAGCTGCGTTTCTCCTAATTGCCTATCCTCGGACTGACAGCTCGATTTGGGTAGCCTTACGCTATTTGTTTATTAGCAACGTGGCAATGCTGTTTTATCTGGTGGGTGCAGCATTAGTTTATCAAGCCCATCATTCCTTTAGTTTTGAAGGTTTGCGCGTTGCACCGCCAGAAGCCCTCGCCTTGATTTTTGTCGGACTATTGACAAAAGGCGGAATTTTTGTATCAGGTTTATGGTTGCCCTTGACCCACTCCGAATCAGAAACACCAGTGTCGGCTATGCTGTCGGGAGTCGTGGTGAAGGCTGGTGTTTATCCCTTAGTACGGTGTGCGCTAATGGTTCCAGAAATTGACCCGATAGTGAGAACCTTCGGCGTTGGCACAGCGCTTTTAGGAGTGTTTTATGCAGTCTTTGAAAAAGATACTAAGCGGATGCTGGCGTTTCACACAGTTTCCCAGTTAGGGTTTATCCTTGCTGCACCAGTGGTTGGTGGTTTTTATGCCCTAACTCACGGATTAGTCAAATCCGCATTGTTTCTAATAGCAGGTACTTTACCCAGTCGCAACTTCAAAGAACTGCAAAACCAACCAATTGGCACATCAGTTTGGATTGCCTTAGTGATAGCCAGCTTCTCAATTTCCGGCTTCCCCTTATTGTCCGGCTTTGGGGCGAAAGTGTTAACAACAAAGAACCTGCTACCTTGGCAAGCGATCGCTATGAATATTGCCGCCTTGGGAACAGCAATATCCTTTGCCAAATTCATCTTCCTACCCCGTGGAGGAGAAACAAAAGTCAAGCCTGGATTTTGGGCGGCAGTAAGTGTGTTAATTGCTGGGTTGTTTATCGCCAATGTGGTGTATTACGAAGCTTACACCAACGAAAACATTATCAAACCCTTGATAACCATTGCTCTAGGATGGGTAGCATACTTGCTAATTTTTAAACGCACAATTATTAAGCTACCCCGTGTCCTTGAGCAATTTGACCATTTAATTGGTGTGATGAGTTTGATTTTAGTCCTACTGTTCTGGAAGGGGTTAGCATGGTTGGGCATCTAAATTTAATTTTACGGCTGAGTATTTGGTTTTTGCTTACTGCCGATTTCAGTCCGGCAAACATCATCATTGGGATTGCGATCGCCCTCCTCTTACCCGGTCGTCCCAGAACACCAGAATCATTAAAAGACTGGCTCCGTGTACTGTGGGAGACGATAGTAGCAATTCCCCAAGCATATATAGAAGCATTTGAAATCATCTTCCGCCCACATCAGCACGAAGAAATAACCTTAGAACAAGTCAAACCCGGACGTACACCCGGTTTGATATTTCTAGACATATTCGTCATTACCTTTACACCAAAAACAGTTGTCGTCAGATACCGCGATGATGGTGTGTATGAAGTACACCGAGTGCGACGCACAAGACCAGAGCGACGTAACCTGACAGAATAAGACCTTTTAAACAAGAGAAAGTAAACAAGGGAGAAAATACTCCCTCATCTTCCTCATCTTCCTCATCTTCCTCATCTCCCTCATCCCCCTCATCTCCCTCACTCACCCCGTTAACACATCAATGAACCTAAATCTAGTAATAATAGCAATGATTTTAGCTCTGCTCATACCCATCTACGAGGCATGGCAGGACGAAAACATCTGGCAGAAAATGTTGGCCTTTGCCAGTATCAGCACAAAGGCATCAATCATGATTCTAGTCGTATCAGTTTTGCGTGATGACTGGATGATTGGTGTAGTTGGAGTAATTATCTTAAGCGTAGGAAACGCTGCATTGATGTTAATAGCCCATCTACTTAAACGGATGAGCGATGTATTGCATTAATTAAATACCCATAGTTTTCTTAATTTTGAATTTTGAATTTTGAATTTTGAATTTTGAATTGGTATCAAACCCTATTCCCTTAAATTATGATCGACCTTTTAAGCTATACCTGTATCTGCGTAGGCATCTTCTTCTGGTTTTGGGGAACCTTTCCCTTACTTGGACAGCGATCGCTATTATTCAAACTTCATACTCTCACAGTTGCCGATACTCTTGGCTCAATGAGTATTATGTTCGGGTTACTCCTGAAAATACCCAGCAAATGGCCGCTCCTCACCCTCGCTATCATCTGTTTAGCGATGTGGAACACGATGTTGGGGTATGTGTTGGCTTACTGTTCCAGTCGTGAGGGTAGTTATGAACGCGAATGACACTTATATCTATGCCATCACAGCTTTGCTACCCCTAACTGCTTGTATGGTCGTTACTCAAGTAAATCCCTACAATGCCTTAGTCATCCGTGGCATATTGGGCGCAATGGCGGCAATGCTATATGCCATTTTAGGAGCGCCAGATGTTGCTTTGACCGAGGCCTTAGTTGGTACAATGCTAGCAATTACCCTTTATGCAGTTGCAGTGCGCTCATCTTTGGTGATGCGTCTTGGTGTCCTGAAAGATGAGTTACCCCAAGCAGATGACAACTCACCGCAGATCAGCCCTTTTCAGCAATTGCTCAATGACATAGGTCAAATTTTTCGTAAACGTCAAATGCGTCTGGAAGTTGTTCCATATCCAGATACTGAAGCTTTGCACCAAGCATTGATTGATAAAGAAGTTCATGCAACTTGTGTCTCACCAGAACAGGTTGATCCAGACAAAGCCACAACTGAGGATGAAAAGTCCTATCACACCGCCATCAGGGTGAAACGTATTTACGAAATTATGCAAACCGAACTGGCATCACCATCAACAACCCTTACCTATGTAAGTACACCAGATTCAGGGGAAAAGCAGACATGAAATGGGTCTATATTGTTGCTGGCATAGCACTGTTCTTCAAAATGCTGGCTTTGCCGAATTTCGTACAAGACTCACATGAGTTCTCTATCGTAGAAACCCTTGTGAAAGAGGGTGGTATACCCAATGCAGTAACAGTGGTCATCCTCAGAAATCGCCTGTATGACACTATTTACGAAGTTGTAGTATTTACGATCGCCATCATGGGAGCTTACTTTCTCCTGGCGAATGAAAAACCCTCCAGCACAATTTATCGTTTTACAGATCAAACATCGATTGTGCTGGCGCGATTGGGTGCGACTATTGCCGCAATGGTAGGTATTGAACTAGCTATTCGTGGACATCTCAGCCCTGGTGGTGGTTTTGCCGCCGGGGTGGCTGGTGGAACTGCGATCGGATTGATTGCAATTACCTCATCACCAGAATGGATGCAAGGTATCTACCAACGTTGGCAGGCTGCTACATGGGAGAAAGTTTCGGTTCTAGTTTTCATTGTCCTGGCTGCCATCACCCTGGCAGGAATAGAATTACCGCATGGAGAAATGGGCGCACTGATTAGTGGGGGAGTTATTCCCTTGCTCAATATCCTAGTTGCAGTCAAAGTTGCTTTGGGATCTTGGGCAGTAATTTTGATTTTTATTCGTTATCGCGGATTGTTGTAAGAAGTAGAGACTCAGTTACATTTATGTGGCTGTTTTTTTGTAGTATCTTCCAGGTAAATTAACTACACTAATCCAGCCTCTAACTCCTATTTAATTATCTTCTCAAAATAGAGAAAAATTGTATGGCAAATCATATTCTATTCTCCTAACTATCTCTACATCTCCTTTTTATGTTGTCTCAACCGCTAGAGAGCGAATTAACTCTCGAATTACATCGGTGGCTGGTCTTCCCGTTAGTTCACAATATTTTTCCAGCCTTTCTGCCTCCCCTGATGTGAGGTTGATAGTCATCCGTTTGACAGCCCATTTTTTATTCACAGCTTAAACAATTCATCTAAACTACATTTCTAATATCAATCATCTAAGCTGTTACTACAATGTGATAAATAATGATCTTGAAATTAAGTAGCAATAAAGAAAAAGCAATAGCTTTTTAAGCTGTAGTGAAGCTGTAACTTATTTGCCAAAATATTAAGCTTAGGTGATTTAATACTAGGATTTGTAAGTATAGCGTAAAATAAAAAAAACCCATACCTTTAACATTCGGTAGAAATACATGGTAGCGTAGAAAGTAATTTTCTCAAAAGAGAAAATTTTCTAGCATCCATCAGCTATTTCGATTTTCGTGGCGATTTGGGTGGAGTTCGATGTGCGCCAAAGTATTTTTCACTACGATAACGCAGCCACACCCGCAACACGTCGGGAATCTGTTGTTTTTGCTCTTTTGTTAGCGTATTGTAAAGAGCTAATGCCCTTTCACGTTCACCCCTACAGGCAGCATTATTATGAGCATCCCAATAACTACGGGCTACTCTGATTCGGCGGCATACCTCTTTGATTAAATCATCTCCACTAAGTGGATTGTCTTGCTTTTTCATAGCAAAGGGCAGGGATATAGAAGATTTACTCTTTACTATTATGGTCAAAATCAAAGTCAGTTAATTTTAGATTTTGGATTTTAGATTGACTATACCCATAAAGAGATATAGAAGCGCGGATTTTAGACTCATTGCGCCACGCCACTTCTCTCAAGTTGGGAAACCCTGCCCTTTGTGGCCAGCTTAGTTTAACTATTTCCCGTTCCCTTTTATTAAGTCATCAACCCAAAGACCAGTATTGAATGTGTCAGAATTTCCCCACTAATGGCAGACGAATCGAAGCCAGCCGTCTTGTTAGGCTCGACATGATGCTAGGTAAAACTATTCATGCACATTCATCATCTTAACTGCGGCTGTATGTGTCCCATTGGTGGAGCGTTATTTGATGGCTTCAGCCGTAGCCTAGCAGCGCATCTTGTGTGTCACTGTCTACTCATTGAGACAAACCAGGGGCTAGTTTTGATTGATACTGGTTTTGGTCAGCGTGATATTCAAGCACCCTCATCACGACTCAGCCAGTTTTTTATCAA
Above is a genomic segment from Nostoc sp. MS1 containing:
- a CDS encoding L-histidine N(alpha)-methyltransferase — translated: MAQNLPSSSSFQSSKKNLDIYIANAIPEFYTVFSKVEILDIIHAIEAQREIPLKYSYKGGGASIWDKFYLKYIVPTWYRTSNIEIELLKDNFVYLNGSHKKSERLNIIDVGCGNSYPAKAFLANLIKLGRLNKYIATDISEELLNVSSKNMEKWFPQLAFASYRLDIENCSIPKSILKDKSENTANIFLHLGVTIANHSNRSKAFKNLRDSMEENDLLVFTNEIGSNSQWDGIARGGCKYHVDQIYKWLKINLGLKQEDCELIRKYDSVTDSIVANIKFLLPCNINFSYLEINKSIAITAGEEITIWRHHKFTIPELIQEIEQAGLKLVHYSTNKYSSHLMVICEVGSH
- a CDS encoding IS630 family transposase (programmed frameshift), whose translation is MGSRLRVFLTPKQDKILFNLRTADVPQKVKDRAEVIRLSAHGWYVEKIADHFDWTAQTVREVLHRWEKQGLEGLWEKAGRGGKSRWAEADMAFLEKCLEQEPRTYNSVQLAQKLEQERSVKLSPDWLRQVLKKGVIWKRTRKSHKGKQDKVLQQIKQADLEMLELSAAAGEIDLKYMDESGFCAWSEPSYSYYFRGQQKRLEQSKRRGRRLSIIGFLQPLISFVYGLVIGGVSRKSYIQMMELEALEAQKAGRIRVIVQDNGPIHRCKEVQQLWTKWEEMGLYIFFLPKYCSEMNPIELEWQHLKKNELASQSFEDELDLAYAVIDGVQNRGEKGNYSTQRVKFNSYSSA
- a CDS encoding PAS domain-containing sensor histidine kinase — protein: MIIYQDNLFAGRSKGHRVDEIVKVQEQQVINRLQATESQYQAVLNAIPDSIFRLTRDGNFLSLNREAADMVGSEETLIGKNLRNVLPTDVATMIAGIVLKTLDTGNLQVCEYQLSTPLGMRDYEARLVVSGVDEVVAIVRDITERKQTEITLHNLAQKFSTAFNCSPDPISISTLKEGRYIEVNDSFVKLSGYARDEVIERTAFELNIWVNKSDRTKLLHELQTQGVVRNTETLFRCKSGKILTVQVSAEVIELDGIPHLLVITHDVTEHKQTEIKLLQTAQKQAQLYEKLADLNANLEHQVEERTAQLQQKIAELAQMQRVKDVVLHTVAHDLRTFVIGNLMVLENMGEKSSLAPNTQSLISVPRSILDRMIQANNRQLAMLDSLLDIHSCQEQRLNLNQELVPFGEFLEQIITKLQPILSENQSTITNLLPPDLPLVMADKTRLEKVLLNLLTYSLQHNPPGLNFTINAIVEDGMIRTYIQDNGVTMSKAECDRLFDLQIRDPQAPCSTAICLKMYLCKQIIQAHGGQIGATHHPQQGLTFWFTLPLQ
- a CDS encoding CARDB domain-containing protein, encoding MNTSREYNFNRKNNTSLEAGNIGILNRPEDSPFPSSNSINGLTAKLVSSSSATNESNGDRDNIFTTAAVLPDLTGPNASMPSSVVVGSSFQLSYQVQNIGNASAGSSYTDFYLSPDLNIDSTDTYLGYDYVSGIAAGSYSQESATLTIGSNIKPGNYYLIYYMDADGNVSESNENNNAFGITFSVTQPDLTAQNAIVPSSATVGNSVQISYQVKNQGTATAGASNTKFYLSQDLNISSNDFYLGFDPVSSILAGNK
- a CDS encoding cation:proton antiporter subunit C — protein: MLEACILATILCGFFGIILKKNLVMKIVSMDVMSTGVIAYYVMIASRNGLVTPISSQVKNAAYADPVPQAVILTAIVIGFSIQALMLVGVMKLSRDNPTLESSEIEKNNTP